A window from Corynebacterium accolens encodes these proteins:
- a CDS encoding HNH endonuclease signature motif containing protein — MNALDRYLTALGQGMDIIAAARGLSERDVVQRGASDIAAREVVHLCDVYFGRCAFSAKQRTARSTTHPLDVLSLIEKFALRARTQRDAWAIRSELCEFRGSATALRKRARDLLRELQPPRTPKKGVRITRRPRGPWSLTITGESADVADMHSALDTERPLESVKSIFFGGKSGARTTVTTQVVITLDELDRIVDGDGEEITLQLTNGSRISGADLASRVLSDHGYITLVHPVEGPVNLYRTSRFANAKQRLMAAAFNPVCPWEKCNYPADECQIHHLESWQHGGNTNAANLATCCPYHNGVNDDDPQAPPRRGRLARIQGKVRWLPPWATNPGSPNENDRPPS; from the coding sequence ATGAACGCACTCGACCGTTATTTAACCGCGCTGGGCCAAGGGATGGATATCATCGCCGCCGCCCGGGGCTTAAGCGAGCGTGATGTGGTGCAGCGCGGCGCCAGCGACATCGCCGCGCGCGAGGTGGTGCATCTTTGCGATGTCTATTTTGGCCGCTGTGCCTTTAGCGCCAAGCAACGCACGGCGCGCTCGACGACGCACCCGCTCGACGTGCTCAGCCTCATCGAAAAGTTCGCGCTGCGCGCTCGCACTCAGCGCGATGCTTGGGCCATACGCTCCGAGTTATGTGAGTTCCGCGGAAGCGCCACTGCCTTGCGTAAGCGGGCGCGCGACCTTTTGCGGGAGCTACAGCCGCCCCGCACTCCGAAGAAAGGGGTGCGGATCACCCGCCGGCCGCGCGGACCGTGGTCGTTGACCATCACCGGGGAGTCCGCCGACGTCGCCGATATGCACTCTGCCCTTGATACCGAGCGCCCATTGGAATCGGTCAAATCCATCTTCTTCGGCGGGAAGTCTGGGGCGCGCACCACCGTCACTACGCAGGTGGTCATCACCTTGGACGAGCTCGACCGCATCGTCGATGGCGATGGCGAGGAAATAACCCTGCAGCTTACCAATGGCTCGCGCATCAGCGGTGCCGACCTCGCGAGCCGCGTCTTAAGCGATCACGGGTACATCACGCTTGTGCATCCCGTTGAAGGGCCGGTCAACTTGTACCGCACGTCCCGGTTTGCCAACGCGAAGCAGCGCTTGATGGCGGCCGCCTTCAATCCCGTATGCCCCTGGGAAAAATGCAATTATCCTGCCGATGAGTGCCAGATCCACCACCTAGAAAGCTGGCAGCACGGTGGCAATACCAATGCCGCTAACCTCGCTACTTGTTGCCCGTACCATAACGGCGTCAACGATGATGACCCGCAGGCCCCGCCGCGGCGCGGGAGATTGGCCCGAATACAAGGAAAGGTCCGCTGGCTTCCGCCGTGGGCCACGAACCCCGGCAGCCCGAACGAAAACGACAGGCCGCCATCCTAA
- a CDS encoding PTS fructose transporter subunit IIABC has protein sequence MASDLITTELVALDADFGDSVDSVITNLATLVHDTGRATEVTGLAQPAIDREAKAGXGVPGGVAIPHCRSEAVTEPXLAFARLTRGVDFSGPDGDAQLVFLIAAPAGGGKAHLQILSKLARALVRKDFLEALRTASTKEEIVKEILAVVNAEKPKKKKQDAAEAAAGAAEGASASAGASAQATRIVAITACPTGIAHTYMAADALTQTAGERDDVDLTVETQGSSNNESVSQSTIDAADAVIFATDVGVRDRERFAGKPVIEAGVKRAINEPGKMLDEAIAAAKNPNARKVSGTASSSSAEEEGKSLGWGKRIQQAIMTGVSYMVPFVAAGGLLLALGFLFGGADMANGWQALSTDYSLSNLPGNEITVDGETMSFENSGFGLYIGAVLFAIGQAAMGFIVAALSGYIAYALAGRPGIAPGFVGGAIAVTLDAGFIGGLVTGLLAGFIALWIGNWKVPRWLGSLMPVVIIPLLTSLVVGLSMYLLLGAPLAALMEGLQDWLSSMSGSSAVVLGIILGLMMCVDLGGPVNKAAYLFATAGLSTGDAASMQIMAAVMAAGMVPPIALSLATFIRKSLFTPAEQENGKSAWLLGLSFVSEGAIPFAAADPFRVIPSMMAGGAVTGAISMALSVESRAPHGGIFVAFAIDPFWAYLVAILAGVTVSTVAVLAMKQFWPNKTVQQAAQKAAPETKTGSQNVAA, from the coding sequence ATGGCATCCGATCTCATCACCACAGAACTGGTCGCGCTTGACGCCGACTTTGGCGATAGCGTCGACTCCGTTATCACCAACCTCGCCACCTTGGTGCACGATACCGGGCGCGCAACCGAGGTCACAGGCCTCGCCCAGCCCGCCATAGACCGCGAGGCCAAGGCCGGCMCCGGCGTGCCAGGCGGCGTGGCCATCCCCCACTGCCGTTCCGAGGCCGTCACCGAGCCGMCCCTGGCTTTCGCCCGCCTTACCCGCGGCGTGGATTTTTCCGGCCCCGACGGCGATGCCCAGTTGGTCTTCCTCATCGCGGCACCCGCCGGCGGTGGCAAGGCCCACCTGCAGATTCTTTCTAAGCTCGCCCGCGCCCTCGTGCGCAAGGACTTTTTAGAGGCCCTGCGCACCGCGTCGACGAAGGAGGAAATCGTCAAGGAAATCTTAGCCGTCGTCAACGCGGAAAAGCCGAAGAAGAAAAAGCAGGACGCCGCGGAGGCTGCAGCTGGGGCTGCGGAAGGGGCATCGGCAAGCGCGGGTGCTTCGGCGCAAGCTACCCGCATCGTTGCCATCACGGCCTGCCCAACCGGAATCGCACACACCTACATGGCTGCCGATGCCCTCACCCAAACCGCCGGCGAGCGCGACGACGTCGATCTCACCGTCGAAACCCAGGGCTCGTCCAATAATGAATCGGTCTCGCAGTCCACCATCGACGCTGCCGACGCGGTCATCTTCGCCACAGACGTTGGCGTGCGCGACCGCGAGCGCTTCGCGGGCAAGCCCGTCATCGAAGCCGGCGTCAAGCGGGCCATCAACGAGCCCGGCAAGATGCTCGACGAGGCCATCGCGGCGGCGAAGAACCCAAATGCCCGAAAGGTCTCTGGCACCGCCTCTTCCTCCTCCGCAGAAGAAGAAGGAAAATCGCTGGGTTGGGGCAAGCGCATCCAGCAGGCGATTATGACCGGCGTGTCCTACATGGTGCCGTTCGTCGCCGCCGGCGGCCTTCTCTTGGCCCTCGGATTCCTCTTCGGCGGCGCCGATATGGCCAATGGCTGGCAGGCGCTTTCCACGGATTATTCCCTGTCCAACCTGCCGGGCAATGAGATTACCGTCGACGGCGAGACCATGTCGTTCGAGAACTCCGGGTTCGGGCTCTATATAGGCGCGGTTCTCTTTGCCATTGGCCAGGCCGCGATGGGCTTTATTGTCGCCGCACTTTCTGGCTATATCGCCTACGCCTTGGCCGGGCGCCCTGGTATTGCGCCGGGCTTTGTCGGCGGTGCTATCGCCGTGACCCTCGACGCGGGCTTTATCGGTGGCCTGGTCACCGGTTTGTTGGCCGGCTTTATCGCCCTGTGGATTGGCAATTGGAAAGTCCCGCGCTGGCTCGGTTCCCTCATGCCGGTGGTCATCATTCCGCTGCTGACTTCCCTCGTCGTTGGCCTGTCGATGTACCTTTTGCTGGGCGCCCCACTGGCCGCGCTGATGGAGGGCCTGCAAGATTGGCTGTCTTCCATGTCTGGGTCTTCTGCCGTAGTGCTCGGCATCATCTTGGGCCTGATGATGTGCGTCGACCTGGGTGGCCCGGTCAACAAGGCCGCATACCTCTTTGCCACCGCAGGGTTGTCCACCGGCGATGCAGCCTCCATGCAAATCATGGCCGCTGTCATGGCTGCCGGCATGGTGCCGCCCATCGCTCTGTCCTTGGCAACCTTCATCCGCAAGTCGCTATTTACCCCTGCCGAGCAGGAAAACGGTAAGTCCGCCTGGTTGCTCGGCCTATCCTTCGTCTCCGAAGGCGCCATCCCCTTCGCCGCGGCCGATCCGTTCCGCGTCATCCCTTCCATGATGGCTGGTGGCGCCGTGACGGGTGCTATTTCCATGGCGCTGTCGGTCGAGTCGCGCGCCCCGCACGGTGGTATCTTCGTTGCCTTCGCTATCGACCCATTCTGGGCCTACCTGGTAGCCATCCTTGCCGGCGTGACGGTATCCACCGTCGCGGTCTTGGCCATGAAGCAATTCTGGCCCAATAAGACCGTCCAGCAAGCTGCGCAAAAGGCTGCTCCAGAGACCAAAACCGGTTCCCAGAACGTGGCGGCATAA
- a CDS encoding HPr family phosphocarrier protein, whose protein sequence is MASKTVKVGSSVGLHARPASIIADAAGEYDEDIFLNLVGEDDDNETDAASSLMIMALGAEQGDEVTVTSDNEEAVEKIAGLIEQDLDAS, encoded by the coding sequence ATGGCTTCCAAGACTGTAAAGGTGGGCTCCTCTGTAGGACTGCACGCACGTCCTGCCTCCATCATCGCTGACGCCGCCGGCGAATACGACGAGGACATCTTCCTGAACCTCGTCGGTGAAGATGACGATAACGAAACCGACGCGGCTTCTTCCCTGATGATCATGGCCCTCGGTGCCGAGCAGGGCGACGAGGTCACCGTTACCTCTGACAACGAAGAAGCCGTTGAGAAGATCGCCGGCCTCATCGAGCAGGATCTCGACGCTTCCTAA
- a CDS encoding uracil-xanthine permease family protein encodes MSILGWTVHGDGKKIAPGAVVAPEERLSWGRTIGIGMQHVVAMFGATLLVPTLTGFPVNTTLLFSGIGTILFLLITRNRLPSYLGSSFAFIAPLTASQQYGIAAQAGSILVTGLVLVAVGFVVKAAGKRVLDAVMPPAVTGAIVALIGLNLAPNAAENFASQPLVAGITLLVILLATVAGRGMVSRLSILIGVVVGWVFAALTGNLGEDARAAIDAAPWVGLPEFHAPEFHLSAIAVALPVLVVLIAENVGHVKAVSEMTNRDLDDLAGDALIADGLASSLAGGFGGSGTTTYAENIGVMAATRVYSTAAYWVAALTAILLAFVPKFGALIFTIPTGVLGGATLVLYGLIGMLGVRIWMDNEVNFNNPVNLTAAAVALIAGIGNLTLTVGGVSLEGIAWGSVGIIIAYPIMRRLYETVGEGHDAKY; translated from the coding sequence GCATACTAGGTTGGACCGTCCACGGCGACGGTAAGAAAATTGCACCAGGCGCCGTGGTCGCGCCCGAGGAACGACTAAGTTGGGGCCGAACCATTGGCATCGGCATGCAGCACGTGGTGGCGATGTTTGGTGCCACGCTGCTGGTGCCCACCCTGACCGGATTTCCGGTCAATACCACGCTGCTGTTTTCCGGCATCGGCACCATCCTCTTCCTGCTGATTACGCGCAATCGCCTGCCGTCCTACCTGGGTTCGTCGTTTGCCTTCATCGCCCCGCTGACCGCCTCGCAGCAATACGGGATTGCGGCGCAGGCCGGATCCATTCTGGTGACCGGTTTGGTGCTGGTGGCGGTCGGTTTTGTGGTCAAGGCTGCCGGCAAGCGGGTGCTCGATGCTGTGATGCCGCCGGCGGTTACCGGCGCCATCGTCGCGCTCATCGGGCTTAATTTGGCGCCGAATGCGGCCGAGAACTTCGCCTCGCAGCCCTTGGTCGCAGGCATCACGCTGCTGGTTATTCTCCTAGCCACGGTTGCCGGGCGCGGCATGGTTTCGCGCCTGTCCATCCTCATCGGCGTGGTCGTCGGCTGGGTTTTCGCCGCCCTGACCGGTAATTTAGGCGAGGATGCCAGGGCTGCCATCGATGCCGCGCCGTGGGTAGGCCTGCCCGAATTTCACGCCCCAGAGTTCCATCTTTCCGCCATCGCCGTGGCCTTGCCGGTGCTCGTGGTGCTGATTGCGGAAAACGTCGGCCACGTCAAGGCCGTTTCTGAGATGACCAACCGCGACTTGGACGACCTTGCCGGCGATGCCCTGATTGCCGATGGCCTCGCTTCCTCCCTCGCCGGTGGTTTCGGCGGCTCCGGTACCACGACCTATGCCGAGAATATCGGCGTTATGGCCGCCACGCGCGTCTATTCCACGGCCGCGTATTGGGTTGCGGCCCTGACCGCTATTTTGCTGGCGTTCGTCCCGAAGTTCGGTGCGCTGATTTTCACCATCCCCACCGGCGTGCTTGGCGGGGCCACCCTCGTGCTCTATGGGCTTATCGGCATGCTGGGCGTGCGGATCTGGATGGATAATGAGGTCAACTTCAATAACCCGGTGAACCTGACGGCGGCCGCGGTGGCCTTGATCGCGGGCATCGGCAACCTGACCCTGACCGTGGGTGGGGTGAGCTTGGAGGGCATCGCCTGGGGCTCTGTCGGCATCATCATTGCGTATCCCATCATGCGGCGGCTGTACGAAACCGTGGGCGAAGGCCACGACGCTAAATACTAA
- a CDS encoding HNH endonuclease translates to MNALDRYLTALGQGMDIIAAARGLSERDVVQRGASDIAAREVVHLCDVYFGRCAFSAKQRTARSTTHPLDVLSLIEKFALRARTQRDAWAIRSELCEFRGSATALRKRARDLLRELQPPRTPKKGVRITRRPRGPWSLTITGESADVADMHSALDTERPLESVKSIFFGGKSGARTTVTTQVVITLDELDRIVDGDGEEITLQLTNGSRISGADLASRVLSDHGYITLVHPVEARGQGC, encoded by the coding sequence ATGAACGCACTCGACCGTTATTTAACCGCGCTGGGCCAAGGGATGGATATCATCGCCGCCGCCCGGGGCTTAAGCGAGCGTGATGTGGTGCAGCGCGGCGCCAGCGACATCGCCGCGCGCGAGGTGGTGCATCTTTGCGATGTCTATTTTGGCCGCTGTGCCTTTAGCGCCAAGCAACGCACGGCGCGCTCGACGACGCACCCGCTCGACGTGCTCAGCCTCATCGAAAAGTTCGCGCTGCGCGCTCGCACTCAGCGCGATGCTTGGGCCATACGCTCCGAGTTATGTGAGTTCCGCGGAAGCGCCACTGCCTTGCGTAAGCGGGCGCGCGACCTTTTGCGGGAGCTACAGCCGCCCCGCACTCCGAAGAAAGGGGTGCGGATCACCCGCCGGCCGCGCGGACCGTGGTCGTTGACCATCACCGGGGAGTCCGCCGACGTCGCCGATATGCACTCTGCCCTTGATACCGAGCGCCCATTGGAATCGGTCAAATCCATCTTCTTCGGCGGGAAGTCTGGGGCGCGCACCACCGTCACTACGCAGGTGGTCATCACCTTGGACGAGCTCGACCGCATCGTCGATGGCGATGGCGAGGAAATAACCCTGCAGCTTACCAATGGCTCGCGCATCAGCGGTGCCGACCTCGCGAGCCGCGTCTTAAGCGATCACGGGTACATCACGCTGGTACACCCTGTAGAGGCCAGGGGCCAAGGTTGTTGA
- a CDS encoding excalibur calcium-binding domain-containing protein gives MVETPTAMQTCVVEVTSEGAVTAEVTLTEVVTQEEEPEQVEEPVETAVEESNDTAAGDVEEANAPAPVADPAPAYEAPVAPAREASTYYKNCAAVRAAGAAPLYTDSSGNSRDLDKDGDGVACE, from the coding sequence GTGGTGGAGACTCCTACGGCGATGCAGACCTGCGTTGTGGAGGTGACCTCAGAGGGGGCTGTGACCGCAGAGGTCACCCTGACCGAGGTGGTCACCCAGGAGGAGGAGCCAGAGCAGGTTGAGGAGCCGGTGGAAACCGCTGTCGAGGAGAGCAACGACACCGCTGCGGGGGACGTGGAGGAGGCTAACGCTCCGGCCCCTGTGGCGGATCCTGCTCCCGCCTATGAAGCTCCTGTCGCCCCCGCCCGTGAAGCATCCACCTACTACAAGAACTGCGCAGCCGTGCGTGCTGCCGGTGCTGCTCCGCTCTACACAGACAGCTCCGGTAACAGCCGCGATCTCGACAAAGACGGCGACGGCGTGGCCTGCGAGTAG